One Microlunatus soli genomic window carries:
- a CDS encoding purine-cytosine permease family protein, whose product MNTAAGDQERRALAVEQNGLNTIAEEERHGTPRSLFWPWFAANVSVLGISYGSFVLGFGLSAVQAIIVGVIGTVLSFALCGVISLVGKRGSAPTMVLARPAFGVRGSRVPAVVSWMITVGWETSLVSLAVLATSTVFGELGWNAGTTTKIVSLVVVAALIVGSGIIGFSLIMRLQVIITVITGVLTVVYAILVLGHIDGSALLALPWGGPSAMVGALIFMMTAFGLSWANMAADYSRYLPRRVSSSGVVGWTTLGAALAPVLLLVFGVLLAGSSKQLDDAVAADPVGALTTLLPTWFLVPFAIVAVLGLVGGAVLDIYSSGLALLSAGLPVPRWLAAAVDGVIMIAGSIYIVFFAGDFLGPFQGFLITLGVPIAAWAGVMVADIALRRRDYDAAALQDRNGRYGDIGFLGIVLMIIGTAIGWGLVINSYAPWLGWQGYLLGPFGGRTGDWAFANLGVLAALVIGFVGYLIFGRAAVRRQESPAA is encoded by the coding sequence ATGAACACTGCTGCCGGCGACCAAGAACGCCGCGCATTGGCCGTGGAACAAAACGGCCTGAACACCATTGCCGAGGAGGAACGGCACGGCACCCCACGCAGCCTGTTCTGGCCCTGGTTCGCCGCCAACGTCTCGGTGCTCGGGATCAGCTACGGATCGTTCGTGCTGGGGTTCGGCCTGTCGGCCGTACAGGCGATCATCGTCGGCGTGATCGGGACCGTGCTGAGCTTTGCCCTGTGTGGCGTGATCTCCCTTGTCGGTAAGCGCGGATCGGCACCCACCATGGTGTTGGCGCGGCCCGCGTTCGGTGTCCGCGGCAGCCGGGTCCCGGCTGTCGTGTCCTGGATGATCACCGTCGGTTGGGAGACATCGTTGGTCTCGTTGGCCGTGCTCGCCACCAGCACCGTGTTCGGTGAGTTGGGGTGGAATGCCGGCACCACGACCAAGATCGTTTCACTGGTCGTGGTGGCCGCCCTGATCGTCGGCAGTGGGATCATCGGCTTCTCGCTGATCATGCGGCTCCAGGTGATCATCACCGTGATCACCGGCGTGCTGACCGTCGTGTACGCGATCCTGGTGCTCGGTCACATCGACGGCTCTGCGTTGCTGGCGCTGCCCTGGGGCGGCCCGTCGGCGATGGTCGGTGCCCTGATCTTCATGATGACGGCCTTCGGGTTGAGCTGGGCCAATATGGCCGCCGACTACTCCCGGTATCTGCCGCGCCGGGTCAGTAGCTCCGGGGTGGTCGGCTGGACCACCCTCGGTGCGGCGCTGGCGCCGGTGTTGTTGTTGGTGTTCGGTGTGCTGCTGGCCGGTTCGTCCAAGCAACTGGATGATGCGGTGGCCGCCGATCCCGTCGGCGCGCTGACGACATTGCTGCCGACCTGGTTCCTGGTGCCGTTCGCCATCGTCGCGGTGCTCGGGCTGGTCGGCGGCGCGGTGCTGGACATCTACTCCTCCGGTCTGGCGCTACTCAGCGCCGGGCTGCCGGTCCCCCGTTGGCTGGCCGCGGCCGTCGACGGGGTGATCATGATCGCCGGCTCGATCTACATCGTCTTCTTCGCCGGTGATTTCCTCGGCCCGTTCCAGGGATTCCTGATCACCCTCGGAGTGCCGATCGCGGCCTGGGCCGGAGTGATGGTGGCCGACATCGCACTGCGCCGCCGTGACTACGACGCCGCAGCCCTGCAGGACAGGAACGGCCGCTACGGGGATATCGGCTTCCTCGGAATCGTGCTGATGATCATCGGCACCGCGATCGGCTGGGGTCTGGTCATCAACAGCTACGCCCCATGGCTCGGCTGGCAGGGTTATCTGCTCGGCCCGTTCGGTGGCCGGACCGGCGATTGGGCGTTCGCCAATCTTGGGGTGTTGGCGGCACTGGTGATCGGGTTCGTCGGTTATCTGATCTTCGGTCGAGCCGCCGTCCGGCGGCAAGAGTCGCCGGCGGCGTGA
- a CDS encoding glycosyltransferase family 2 protein, translating to MRPKADAPPAVAEPPTTVVVALIPAHDEAAVINAAISSLGRQHRRPDRIVVVADNCTDNTPALASAAGAEVIVTVDNKYKKAGALNQALEALMPGLTDADSVLIMDADTTIAAEFVDTALLTLAADDRAGGVSSVFIGRNSDTMIGQLQRMEYHRYQREIRRRNNQAFVISGTASLFRVGALREVRSARDGKRLPIGDGYYDVYSLTEDNELTFALRTLDHSCPAPGVTSVTDVMERPLDLYRQRHRWFLGALRNLRHYGLRLPLHLRWVYWAQQIGLVLSVLSAALMITMLTLTLVLQLGWSLTPIWLVPTAILLIERVVTVWTMGWRQRLIAASLLPEMAYSIFLIVTFSVACKDFLLGRRGSWYAT from the coding sequence GTGCGCCCAAAAGCGGACGCACCACCGGCGGTCGCCGAACCGCCCACAACGGTCGTCGTCGCACTGATTCCGGCGCACGACGAAGCAGCAGTGATCAACGCCGCGATCAGCAGTCTCGGTCGCCAGCACCGTCGGCCCGACCGGATCGTCGTCGTCGCGGACAACTGCACCGACAACACGCCGGCTCTGGCGTCGGCAGCCGGTGCCGAGGTCATCGTCACCGTTGACAACAAGTACAAGAAGGCCGGTGCGCTGAATCAGGCGCTGGAGGCGTTGATGCCCGGCCTGACCGACGCCGACTCGGTGTTGATCATGGACGCCGATACCACGATCGCTGCGGAATTCGTGGACACCGCACTCCTGACCTTGGCCGCCGACGATCGCGCCGGCGGAGTGAGCAGTGTCTTCATCGGTCGCAACTCCGACACCATGATCGGACAGTTGCAGCGGATGGAATATCACCGCTACCAGCGCGAGATCAGACGGCGGAACAACCAGGCATTCGTGATTAGCGGGACGGCTTCACTGTTCCGGGTCGGGGCTCTGCGCGAGGTGCGGTCGGCTCGCGACGGTAAAAGACTTCCGATCGGCGACGGCTACTACGACGTCTATTCGCTGACCGAGGACAACGAGCTCACCTTTGCGCTCAGGACCCTGGATCATTCCTGTCCCGCGCCCGGTGTCACCAGCGTCACCGACGTGATGGAGCGGCCGCTCGATCTCTACCGGCAGCGGCACCGCTGGTTCCTCGGTGCGCTGCGCAACCTCCGGCACTACGGGCTGCGGCTGCCGCTGCATCTGCGCTGGGTCTACTGGGCGCAGCAGATCGGGCTGGTGCTGTCGGTGCTGTCGGCGGCGCTGATGATCACGATGCTGACTCTTACGCTCGTCCTCCAGCTCGGGTGGTCGCTGACCCCGATCTGGCTGGTGCCGACCGCCATCCTGCTGATCGAGCGGGTGGTGACGGTCTGGACGATGGGGTGGCGGCAGCGGCTGATCGCCGCATCGCTGCTACCGGAGATGGCTTACTCGATCTTCCTGATCGTCACGTTCTCCGTTGCCTGCAAGGATTTCCTGCTCGGCCGCCGCGGTAGCTGGTACGCCACCTGA
- a CDS encoding alpha,alpha-trehalose-phosphate synthase (UDP-forming) has translation MSIDGAPADVGHHHTEADPDTSHDPDTSNGDGDFVGSASFVVVANRLPVDRVTEPDGSTDWRTSPGGLVSALEPVMKSRDGAWVGWVGSPDEDVAPFTHDGLEIVPVPLSAAEVRDYYEGFSNGTLWPLYHDVVAHPEFHREWWDTYVRVNRRFADRAAEVAEKGAVVWVQDYQLQLVPQMLRERRPDLRIGFFLHIPFPPTELFQQLPWRREILDGLLGADLVGFQVTGGAQNFSRLVRQIGHYPTQRGTIELPEGRRVMARAYPISINTQDFFDQARLPETAERAEQIRHDVGDPTYLFLGVDRLDYTKGIFQRLRAFAELISDGLLDADDAVFVQVANPSRERVEEYIRLRDDIERLVGRINGEIGRLGRPAINYLHTFYPREEMAALYRAADVMVVTPLRDGMNLVAKEYIACRQADDGALVLSEFAGAARELRQSYMINPYDINQMKERMLEAATDSVRNKSRRMRILRRQVFEHDIDRWATNFLDDLGSCTRTR, from the coding sequence ATGTCAATCGATGGCGCACCTGCCGACGTCGGCCACCACCACACCGAAGCCGATCCCGATACATCGCACGATCCAGATACATCAAACGGGGACGGCGACTTCGTCGGCAGCGCCTCGTTCGTCGTGGTGGCCAACCGGCTTCCCGTGGACCGAGTGACCGAGCCCGACGGCAGCACCGACTGGCGCACCTCCCCGGGCGGCCTGGTGTCAGCCCTGGAGCCGGTGATGAAGTCCCGAGACGGCGCTTGGGTCGGCTGGGTCGGCTCCCCCGACGAGGACGTCGCGCCGTTCACCCACGACGGTCTGGAGATCGTCCCGGTCCCGCTCAGCGCCGCCGAGGTCCGCGACTACTACGAGGGTTTCTCCAACGGAACCCTCTGGCCGCTCTACCACGACGTGGTCGCCCACCCGGAGTTCCATCGTGAGTGGTGGGACACCTACGTCAGGGTCAATCGCCGGTTCGCCGATCGCGCCGCCGAGGTCGCCGAGAAGGGCGCCGTCGTCTGGGTACAGGACTACCAACTGCAGCTGGTGCCGCAGATGCTGCGGGAGCGGCGACCCGACCTGCGGATCGGCTTCTTCCTGCACATCCCGTTCCCGCCGACCGAGTTGTTCCAGCAGCTGCCCTGGCGGCGAGAGATCCTCGACGGCCTGCTGGGCGCTGACCTGGTCGGCTTCCAAGTCACCGGCGGTGCGCAGAACTTCAGCCGGCTGGTCCGGCAGATCGGCCACTACCCAACGCAGCGCGGCACCATCGAACTGCCGGAAGGGCGACGGGTGATGGCAAGGGCCTATCCGATCTCGATCAACACCCAGGACTTCTTCGACCAGGCTCGGCTCCCCGAGACCGCCGAGCGGGCCGAGCAGATCCGGCATGACGTCGGCGACCCGACCTACCTCTTCCTCGGCGTCGACCGGCTCGACTACACCAAGGGCATCTTCCAACGACTACGCGCCTTCGCCGAGCTGATCAGCGACGGGCTGCTGGACGCCGACGACGCCGTCTTCGTGCAGGTCGCCAATCCGTCCCGGGAACGGGTCGAGGAGTACATCCGGCTGCGGGACGACATCGAACGCCTGGTCGGCCGGATCAACGGTGAGATCGGCCGGCTCGGACGGCCGGCGATCAACTATCTGCACACCTTCTACCCGCGCGAGGAGATGGCAGCCCTCTATCGTGCTGCCGACGTGATGGTGGTGACTCCGCTGCGGGACGGGATGAACCTGGTCGCCAAGGAGTACATCGCCTGTCGACAGGCCGACGACGGCGCGCTGGTGCTCAGCGAATTCGCCGGCGCTGCCCGGGAGTTGCGGCAGTCGTACATGATCAATCCCTACGACATCAACCAGATGAAGGAACGGATGCTGGAAGCCGCCACCGATTCGGTGCGTAACAAGTCCCGACGGATGCGGATCCTGCGTCGGCAGGTGTTCGAGCACGACATCGACCGGTGGGCAACCAACTTCCTGGACGATCTGGGCAGTTGCACCCGGACCCGCTGA
- a CDS encoding thiol-disulfide oxidoreductase DCC family protein: MDLSGRPMIGAGRRTEPWVIIDGDCAFCTSSTNWLGDRLHRRDRPDARRVPYQFLDLDSFGLTEERTRHEMIWVAAGDVPAQLPGGAPAFAAWLQYAGMPYAVVGRLIASRPIRPIARRVYQWVSRNRRRLPGGTPACALPPPQPDSDR, from the coding sequence ATGGACCTTTCAGGTCGACCGATGATCGGCGCCGGACGTCGCACCGAGCCGTGGGTGATCATCGATGGTGACTGCGCGTTCTGCACCAGCAGCACCAATTGGCTGGGTGACCGGCTGCACCGCCGGGACCGTCCCGACGCGCGCCGGGTGCCGTATCAGTTCCTGGATCTGGATTCCTTCGGTCTGACCGAGGAGCGCACCCGGCACGAGATGATCTGGGTCGCGGCCGGCGACGTCCCAGCCCAGCTCCCCGGTGGCGCTCCGGCATTCGCCGCGTGGCTGCAGTATGCCGGGATGCCGTACGCGGTGGTCGGCCGGCTGATCGCGAGCCGACCGATCCGGCCGATCGCCCGACGGGTCTATCAATGGGTGTCGAGGAACCGGCGGCGGCTGCCGGGCGGGACGCCCGCCTGTGCGCTCCCCCCACCGCAACCGGATTCCGACCGCTGA
- a CDS encoding sigma-70 family RNA polymerase sigma factor, protein MTVVGGSRISRRVGGEIGLVLPRSLLTAAEEAELAAQMEAGVLAADARATGAGVASTAELIMLEWLGQRAVQRFVESNLRLVAMVSRKESLRSGLAEGDLFQEGCLGLLEGIRRFDHRRGLRFATYALYWIRAYIGALTANRAGELNLPSGRAEEARAIRGEQGMLSQELGREASAAELAAWLGRKRSEVSMLLAFGADRRVDLNDSEVPDVPDAQAEADFEGVLRWRIPGRDLLCGLAETDRQVIELRYGFVDGVEHSLSDIARRLGLPRSRVRRHQQQALEELRASCPQQAIAHLR, encoded by the coding sequence ATGACAGTTGTCGGGGGAAGCCGGATCAGCCGCCGGGTCGGCGGTGAGATCGGACTGGTACTGCCGCGGTCGTTGCTGACCGCGGCGGAGGAGGCCGAGTTGGCCGCCCAGATGGAGGCCGGCGTGTTGGCCGCGGATGCCCGGGCGACTGGTGCCGGCGTGGCGAGCACCGCAGAGTTGATCATGCTGGAGTGGCTCGGGCAACGCGCCGTGCAGCGGTTCGTCGAGTCGAACCTGCGGCTGGTCGCGATGGTGTCACGCAAGGAATCGCTGCGCAGCGGGCTGGCCGAGGGCGACCTGTTCCAGGAAGGCTGCCTGGGGCTGCTGGAGGGGATCCGACGATTCGATCATCGTCGTGGCCTGCGGTTCGCGACCTACGCGCTGTACTGGATCCGCGCCTACATCGGCGCCCTGACCGCCAACCGGGCCGGTGAGCTGAATCTGCCGTCCGGACGGGCTGAGGAGGCACGGGCGATCCGCGGTGAGCAGGGGATGCTCAGTCAGGAGCTCGGCCGGGAAGCCTCGGCAGCGGAGCTGGCCGCCTGGCTGGGACGCAAGCGCAGTGAGGTCTCGATGCTGCTCGCGTTCGGTGCTGACCGTCGGGTCGATCTCAACGATTCCGAGGTTCCCGACGTCCCGGACGCGCAGGCCGAGGCCGACTTCGAAGGCGTCCTGCGCTGGCGGATCCCTGGCCGCGATCTGCTCTGCGGCCTGGCCGAGACCGACCGACAGGTGATCGAGCTGCGCTACGGCTTCGTCGACGGCGTGGAGCACAGTCTCAGTGACATCGCCCGGCGGCTCGGCCTGCCACGGAGCCGGGTGCGGCGCCATCAGCAGCAGGCGCTGGAGGAGCTGCGGGCCAGCTGCCCGCAACAGGCGATAGCGCATCTGCGCTGA
- a CDS encoding DoxX family protein, with protein sequence MSIGLWIIASVLSLGFISSGAVKIIRSREQVVGLGFGWAEHYSRPAVKLIGIAEVAGAVGLVVPPLAGIVPVLSPIAATCLALLMAGAVIVHLRRREGRKLAVPVALLLLASVVAVGRFAWCPF encoded by the coding sequence ATGAGCATCGGCCTGTGGATCATCGCATCGGTCCTGTCACTGGGATTCATCAGCTCCGGTGCGGTCAAGATCATCCGGAGCCGGGAACAGGTCGTCGGGCTCGGATTCGGCTGGGCCGAGCACTACTCGCGGCCGGCCGTCAAGCTGATCGGCATCGCAGAGGTCGCCGGGGCCGTCGGCCTGGTCGTGCCACCGCTGGCGGGGATCGTTCCAGTACTGTCGCCGATCGCAGCCACTTGCTTGGCACTGCTGATGGCCGGCGCCGTGATCGTCCACCTCCGTCGTCGCGAGGGCCGCAAGCTCGCCGTCCCGGTCGCCCTTCTGCTGCTGGCCTCCGTCGTGGCCGTCGGCCGATTCGCTTGGTGCCCGTTCTGA
- the dnaG gene encoding DNA primase, giving the protein MAGRINDEDIASVRERARIEDIVGSYVNLRNAGGGSMKGLCPFHDESTPSFNVTPARGLWYCFGACSEGGDVIAFMQKIENLTFTEAVQKLADRVGIQLRISDDGGPRLPAGLRVRLMEAHKEAAEFFALQLSTPDALTARQFLAERGFDRAAAEEFGVGYAPRGGRRLGQHLKARGFDEEELISGGLLRRGGYDFFSGRLLWPIRDAGKSVVGFGARRIFDDDRLPAKYINTPETPLYKKSHVLYGLDLARTEIGKRSQAVVVEGYTDVMAAHLSGVKTAVASCGTAFGADHAKILQRLMGDQGGEVIFTFDGDAAGQNAALKVFSLDSTFHAPTYVAIEPTGLDPCDLRLQHGEAAVRELVGRRQPLYRFVMSNILTKHDLDRADARVDALREAAPLVASIRDASKVGEYARELAGMLGMDIDAVRQEVNKAASRSSRRPAGQDHDRSSRGHDPQQSGAGPDGGAAHPAAAPSAADVLPDPHDRLLATERETAKLIIQVPTLCAEELPQLTTADFTHPAYAAVLRHAQKAAANVPGGDPYADWARRVATAEDNPWVNSLVVALAVEPLVTETPTRAYATAYVSKLRLLTVSRQIAQIKSRLQRTNPVEDPTTYNKTFSELVVLEAQRKQLQNRSLGLG; this is encoded by the coding sequence GTGGCCGGCCGGATTAACGATGAGGACATCGCGTCGGTCCGCGAGCGTGCGCGGATCGAGGACATCGTCGGCTCCTACGTGAATCTGCGCAACGCCGGCGGTGGCTCGATGAAGGGGCTCTGCCCGTTCCACGACGAGTCGACGCCGAGTTTCAACGTCACGCCGGCGCGCGGACTCTGGTACTGCTTCGGCGCCTGCAGCGAGGGCGGCGACGTGATCGCCTTCATGCAGAAGATCGAAAATCTGACCTTCACCGAGGCGGTCCAGAAGCTCGCCGACCGGGTCGGGATCCAGCTCCGGATCAGCGACGACGGCGGTCCACGGCTGCCGGCCGGGCTGCGGGTCAGGCTGATGGAAGCGCACAAGGAGGCGGCAGAGTTCTTCGCCCTCCAGCTGAGCACCCCGGACGCGTTGACCGCCCGCCAGTTCCTGGCCGAACGGGGATTCGACCGGGCGGCGGCCGAGGAATTCGGCGTCGGCTATGCGCCGCGCGGCGGACGACGGCTGGGGCAACACCTGAAGGCCCGTGGCTTCGACGAGGAGGAGCTGATCAGCGGCGGCCTGCTCCGCCGCGGCGGCTACGACTTCTTCTCCGGCCGGTTGCTCTGGCCGATCCGGGATGCCGGCAAGTCGGTGGTGGGTTTCGGCGCGCGCCGGATCTTCGACGACGACCGGTTGCCCGCCAAATACATCAACACCCCGGAAACGCCGCTGTACAAGAAGTCGCACGTGCTTTACGGACTGGACCTGGCACGAACCGAGATCGGCAAGCGCAGCCAGGCGGTGGTGGTGGAGGGCTACACCGACGTGATGGCCGCCCATCTGTCCGGTGTCAAGACCGCGGTCGCCTCCTGCGGTACGGCGTTCGGCGCCGACCACGCCAAGATCCTGCAGCGCCTGATGGGCGATCAGGGTGGCGAGGTGATCTTCACCTTCGACGGTGACGCCGCCGGGCAGAACGCCGCGCTGAAGGTGTTCTCGCTGGACTCCACCTTCCATGCGCCGACCTACGTCGCCATCGAACCGACCGGACTGGACCCCTGCGACCTCCGGCTGCAACACGGTGAGGCGGCGGTCCGGGAACTGGTCGGACGCCGGCAGCCGCTGTATCGGTTCGTGATGAGCAACATCCTGACCAAACACGATCTGGACCGGGCCGATGCCCGGGTCGACGCCCTGCGTGAAGCCGCGCCGCTGGTGGCCAGCATCCGGGACGCCAGCAAGGTCGGGGAGTACGCCCGAGAGCTGGCCGGGATGCTCGGGATGGACATCGACGCCGTACGGCAGGAGGTCAACAAGGCGGCCTCCCGATCCTCGCGGCGGCCCGCCGGCCAGGACCACGACAGGTCGTCTCGTGGTCATGATCCGCAGCAGAGCGGCGCAGGTCCCGACGGAGGGGCCGCTCATCCAGCGGCGGCACCGTCGGCGGCCGACGTGCTGCCTGACCCGCACGACCGGCTGCTGGCGACCGAGCGGGAGACCGCGAAGTTGATCATCCAGGTGCCGACGCTGTGTGCCGAGGAGCTGCCGCAGCTGACCACGGCCGACTTCACCCATCCGGCCTATGCCGCGGTGCTGCGGCACGCCCAGAAGGCGGCGGCGAATGTTCCCGGCGGCGATCCGTACGCCGATTGGGCCCGCCGGGTCGCCACCGCCGAGGACAACCCGTGGGTGAACTCGCTGGTCGTCGCGCTCGCCGTCGAACCGCTGGTCACCGAGACCCCGACCCGGGCGTATGCGACGGCGTACGTGTCGAAGCTTCGGCTGTTGACCGTCAGCCGACAGATCGCCCAGATCAAGTCCCGGCTGCAGCGCACCAACCCGGTCGAGGACCCGACCACCTACAACAAGACATTCTCCGAACTGGTGGTGCTGGAGGCGCAGCGCAAGCAACTGCAGAATCGCAGTCTCGGTCTGGGCTGA
- a CDS encoding ester cyclase: protein MNTTTRSTNQATYQRLYDAIGSRDLGQIARTVDELFHPDAVFHGGPPDAESAGAAVKTAWTMLLKAFPDISVTVEDTIAEADKVVFRNTVTGTHRGDYRGLPATGKKINYSEMFIIRFADGKVAEGWGIVDLYSQLQQLGVRS, encoded by the coding sequence ATGAACACGACAACCCGATCGACCAATCAGGCCACCTACCAACGGCTGTACGACGCCATCGGCAGCCGCGACCTCGGACAGATTGCCCGAACCGTCGACGAACTGTTCCATCCGGATGCCGTGTTCCACGGTGGCCCGCCCGACGCGGAGTCGGCCGGGGCCGCCGTGAAGACAGCCTGGACCATGCTGCTCAAAGCCTTCCCCGACATCAGCGTCACGGTCGAGGACACCATCGCCGAGGCAGACAAGGTCGTCTTCCGCAACACGGTCACCGGAACCCACCGGGGCGACTACCGCGGCCTGCCGGCGACCGGAAAGAAGATCAACTACAGCGAGATGTTCATCATCCGCTTCGCCGACGGCAAGGTCGCCGAAGGTTGGGGCATCGTCGACCTGTACTCCCAGTTACAGCAACTCGGCGTCCGGAGTTGA
- a CDS encoding ABC transporter permease: MVVLVALAITASLIGRLRQQKAIGLAAGRAVLQLAVVSLIITAALSHLVWSAVFALFMYSVAVFTSSRRIGAGRCWPWVAISMLVGLLPTLAVIFASRAVPFNGPSLVPVAGIIIGGTMTATTLAGRRVFAALREEHGSYEAGLSIGLTRAESISEVIRRRLPEALVPGQDQTRTVGLVTLPGAFIGVLLGGGSPVQAGAAQLLVLFGLLSAQTITVVVAHLFIRSGRLLPKDLITALQP; encoded by the coding sequence CTGGTGGTCCTGGTCGCCCTGGCGATCACGGCCTCGCTGATCGGCCGGCTCCGGCAGCAGAAGGCGATCGGACTGGCTGCCGGCCGCGCTGTCCTGCAGTTGGCCGTGGTCTCGCTGATCATCACCGCAGCGCTCAGCCATCTGGTCTGGTCGGCCGTGTTCGCGCTCTTCATGTACTCGGTCGCGGTGTTCACCTCGTCCCGCCGGATCGGGGCCGGTCGATGCTGGCCGTGGGTGGCGATCTCGATGCTGGTGGGCCTGCTGCCGACGCTGGCGGTGATCTTCGCGTCCCGGGCCGTTCCGTTCAACGGTCCGTCACTGGTGCCGGTCGCCGGCATCATCATCGGCGGCACGATGACGGCCACCACGCTGGCCGGGCGCCGGGTGTTCGCCGCGCTGCGGGAGGAACACGGCAGCTACGAGGCCGGGCTGAGCATCGGGCTGACGCGGGCCGAGTCGATCTCCGAGGTGATCCGCCGGCGACTTCCCGAGGCGTTGGTCCCCGGTCAGGACCAGACCCGGACCGTCGGTCTGGTCACCCTGCCGGGTGCGTTCATCGGGGTGTTGCTCGGCGGTGGATCACCGGTCCAGGCGGGCGCGGCCCAACTGCTGGTGCTGTTCGGTCTGCTGTCGGCCCAGACAATCACCGTTGTCGTGGCGCACCTGTTCATCAGGTCCGGCAGACTACTGCCGAAGGATCTGATCACGGCGTTGCAGCCGTGA
- the sigJ gene encoding RNA polymerase sigma factor SigJ encodes MTYDDATRPAEDASLTAVMADRRRLMNLAYRLLGSVAEAEDAVQEGYARWYAMSEQDRDAIRSPGAWLTTVIGRICLDLLGSARSRREQYVGEWVPEPLPDGADWASTSNASDPTSPDPADRVTLDESVTMAFLVTLESMTPAERVALILHDVFGYSYPEIADVVGRTAQACRQLAYSARNRARSTRVPPAQSTEQSELVRAFRKAWEAHDVNAILDVLDPDAIAIADGGGVTQAALAPIVGAAQIGRHYLTIAARRPDHVTIAEEVVNGRPGLVVRLSGSAVTVLAFDVVDHKIKQIWAIVNPAKLRHWDRRTI; translated from the coding sequence ATGACGTACGACGATGCGACGCGTCCGGCGGAGGATGCGAGTCTGACCGCGGTGATGGCGGACCGCCGCCGGCTGATGAACCTGGCGTACCGACTGCTCGGATCGGTCGCCGAGGCCGAGGACGCCGTTCAGGAAGGGTATGCACGCTGGTACGCCATGTCGGAGCAGGATCGCGACGCCATCCGCTCCCCGGGTGCCTGGCTGACCACGGTGATCGGACGGATCTGCCTCGACCTCCTCGGCTCCGCCCGATCGCGCCGCGAACAGTACGTCGGGGAATGGGTCCCCGAGCCACTCCCCGACGGCGCCGATTGGGCGAGCACGAGCAATGCGTCGGACCCGACCTCTCCCGATCCCGCAGACCGGGTCACTCTCGACGAGTCCGTGACCATGGCCTTCCTCGTCACCCTCGAATCGATGACTCCCGCCGAACGCGTCGCCCTGATCCTGCACGACGTGTTCGGCTACTCCTATCCCGAGATCGCCGACGTCGTCGGCCGTACTGCTCAGGCCTGCCGCCAACTCGCCTACTCGGCCCGCAACCGGGCCCGCTCGACCCGCGTCCCGCCGGCTCAGTCGACCGAGCAGAGCGAACTCGTCAGAGCCTTCCGGAAGGCGTGGGAGGCGCACGATGTCAACGCCATCCTCGACGTCCTCGATCCGGACGCGATTGCCATTGCCGACGGCGGCGGCGTCACCCAGGCGGCGTTGGCTCCCATCGTCGGCGCCGCGCAGATCGGCCGGCACTACCTCACGATCGCTGCACGGAGACCAGACCATGTCACGATCGCGGAGGAGGTTGTCAACGGCCGACCCGGCCTGGTCGTGCGGTTGAGCGGCAGCGCCGTCACAGTCCTGGCCTTCGACGTCGTCGATCACAAGATCAAACAGATCTGGGCCATCGTCAACCCGGCGAAGCTCCGACACTGGGACCGCCGAACGATCTGA